In a single window of the Eshraghiella crossota genome:
- a CDS encoding translation factor GTPase family protein: protein MKETVLGIVAHVDAGKTTLSENFLYFGGSIRKLGRVDKRDTFFDTENLERERGITIFSKQGSFVTGNTKVTLLDTPGHTDFSAEMERTLQVLDYAVLIISAPDKVTAYTVTLWKLLERYGIPVFIFVNKTDRQGIVKEDILKDIKEKLSRNAVDFTSADDEEIASVKESFISKYFEGEKITDEEIGDAIAKRELFPVYFGSALRNEGVRELMDGIDVFSVAKDYKEEFSATVYKISRDSDGNRLTHMKITGGSLKVRTSIPDYGKVNQIRVYNGTSFETKDEVEAGCICAVTGLNDTRAGLVMGNGEELLPVLTPVLRYKVIFPPAVSIQTMLFKLKELTEEIPELNVSYDEEVKEINIELMGQVQIEVIKHLIEERTGINVSFGTGKILYKETICNSVEGVGHFEPLRHYAEVHLLLEPLERGMGLVFETDCSEEILAKNWQRLVLTHLEEKIHRGVLIGAPVTDMKITLVSGKAHIKHTEGGDFRQATYRAVRNGLMYADSMLLEPFYDFVIDIPENAVGHAMMDMEKMSGVINPPLIENGRAVLTGYAPVALIGSYQTELTSYTGGKGRITLRFHGYEKCHNQDEVVEKSGYMPEKDLRNTPDSVFCANGAGYIVPWNEVRNKMHMPSVLKGSKAEVYVQPEITLRDSLDLSLGTEEIDDIIRNASHANEKSNGNQWNRKKQNISPVVRTYKSSEKREKYLLVDGYNVIFAWKELSELAKVNLDGARLKLLDILCNYQGITGVNLIAVFDAYKIAGHDTEYSDYHNIHVVYTKEAETADRYIERFAHNNGTRYDIRVVTSDGLEQVIIRGAGCTLVSSREFEKEVELFSKQCMENYINSLNK from the coding sequence TTGAAGGAAACAGTATTAGGGATTGTCGCCCATGTAGATGCGGGAAAGACGACTTTGTCGGAGAATTTTCTGTATTTTGGCGGCAGTATAAGAAAACTTGGACGAGTAGATAAAAGAGACACTTTTTTTGATACGGAAAATCTGGAGAGAGAGCGTGGAATTACTATTTTTTCAAAACAGGGAAGTTTTGTTACAGGCAATACAAAAGTTACCCTGTTAGACACTCCCGGACATACGGATTTTTCGGCAGAAATGGAAAGAACATTACAGGTACTTGATTATGCCGTTTTAATTATATCGGCACCGGATAAAGTAACTGCTTATACGGTTACTTTATGGAAATTACTGGAAAGATACGGAATCCCTGTATTTATATTTGTCAATAAAACAGACAGACAGGGAATAGTTAAAGAGGATATATTAAAGGACATAAAAGAAAAACTGTCACGCAATGCCGTTGATTTTACATCAGCAGATGATGAGGAAATAGCATCCGTGAAGGAAAGCTTTATAAGTAAATATTTTGAAGGCGAAAAGATAACCGATGAAGAAATAGGGGATGCAATAGCAAAAAGAGAACTTTTTCCCGTATATTTCGGCTCGGCACTAAGAAACGAGGGCGTAAGGGAACTTATGGACGGAATAGATGTTTTTTCCGTTGCAAAAGATTATAAAGAAGAATTTTCTGCCACTGTATACAAAATATCCCGTGACAGTGACGGAAACAGGCTGACCCATATGAAAATTACGGGGGGAAGCCTTAAAGTCAGGACAAGCATCCCGGATTATGGCAAAGTAAACCAGATCCGTGTATATAACGGAACTTCTTTTGAAACCAAAGATGAAGTAGAAGCGGGCTGTATATGTGCGGTAACTGGACTAAATGATACCAGGGCAGGACTTGTCATGGGAAATGGTGAAGAACTGTTACCGGTCCTTACTCCTGTACTCAGGTATAAAGTTATTTTTCCTCCTGCGGTTTCAATACAGACCATGCTTTTTAAATTAAAAGAACTTACCGAGGAAATCCCGGAACTGAATGTCAGTTATGACGAGGAAGTTAAAGAAATCAACATTGAACTTATGGGACAGGTGCAGATAGAGGTAATAAAGCACCTTATTGAAGAACGTACAGGCATAAATGTGTCCTTTGGAACAGGAAAGATACTGTATAAAGAGACAATATGCAATAGTGTAGAGGGTGTGGGACATTTTGAGCCGCTAAGACATTATGCGGAGGTGCACCTTCTTCTGGAACCTCTTGAAAGAGGAATGGGACTTGTATTTGAGACCGACTGCAGCGAAGAGATACTTGCAAAGAACTGGCAGAGGCTCGTGCTTACCCATCTTGAAGAGAAGATTCATCGTGGTGTTCTTATAGGTGCACCTGTTACAGATATGAAAATAACGCTGGTTTCCGGAAAAGCTCATATAAAGCATACTGAGGGCGGCGATTTCAGGCAGGCAACATACAGGGCGGTAAGAAACGGACTTATGTATGCTGACAGTATGCTTCTTGAACCATTTTATGATTTTGTCATAGATATTCCGGAGAATGCCGTGGGGCATGCAATGATGGATATGGAAAAAATGTCGGGGGTAATTAATCCTCCATTAATTGAAAATGGCAGGGCAGTGCTTACAGGTTATGCACCGGTTGCACTTATAGGTTCATATCAGACGGAACTCACTTCCTATACCGGAGGAAAAGGCAGAATAACGCTACGTTTTCATGGTTATGAAAAATGTCATAATCAGGATGAGGTGGTTGAAAAAAGCGGATATATGCCTGAGAAAGATTTGAGAAATACACCGGATTCCGTATTTTGTGCCAACGGTGCAGGATACATTGTGCCATGGAACGAGGTCAGAAATAAAATGCATATGCCATCTGTTTTAAAAGGCAGCAAAGCTGAGGTTTATGTACAGCCTGAAATCACCTTGCGGGACAGTCTTGATTTATCCCTGGGAACAGAGGAGATAGACGATATAATAAGAAATGCAAGCCATGCCAATGAAAAATCAAATGGCAATCAGTGGAACAGGAAAAAACAGAATATTTCCCCTGTTGTAAGAACTTATAAAAGCAGTGAAAAAAGGGAAAAATATCTGCTTGTGGACGGATATAATGTTATTTTTGCGTGGAAGGAACTTAGTGAGCTTGCAAAGGTTAATCTTGACGGGGCAAGGCTTAAACTTCTGGATATTCTCTGTAATTACCAAGGGATAACGGGAGTTAATCTCATTGCGGTTTTTGACGCATACAAAATAGCGGGGCATGATACCGAATATTCGGATTATCATAATATCCATGTTGTCTACACCAAAGAGGCAGAGACTGCGGACAGGTATATAGAGCGTTTTGCCCACAATAACGGAACCAGGTATGATATAAGAGTTGTAACCTCTGACGGCCTTGAGCAGGTTATAATAAGAGGTGCAGGGTGTACACTTGTGTCATCAAGGGAGTTTGAAAAAGAGGTAGAGCTTTTTTCAAAACAGTGTATGGAGAATTATATAAACTCCTTGAATAAGTAA
- the gltX gene encoding glutamate--tRNA ligase: MDYNKLAELLFPDVVNGPDYYEKKFPERDLPKGAEVTRMAPSPTGFIHLGNLYSALADERIAHRNGGVFYLRIEDTDEKRKVDGAVETIINVLRYFDIEFDEGAGFTDADPQNVYGPYFQRQRVEIYHAYAKDLVKRGLAYPCFCTEEELEEVRKEQEEDKVMTGYYGKYAVCRNLTLEDIEAKLKAGLTYVLRLRSAGSPDKEIVFHDRIMGEIKLPENIHDIVLLKRDGVPTYHFAHAIDDHLMRTTMVIRGGEWLASVPTHYELFHVLGFKMPSYGHTAHLMKFDEETGGKRKLSKRKDPELSLDYYRKDGYHPMAMKVYLLTLLNSNFEEWYEKFPDKDIKEFPFSVEKMSQSGALFDKDKLHNICKNELAKLSEEEMYDFLYDWAAGNEPEKAKVWFADREKMLAILRLYMGIGMKRRRKDFIYAKQIFELIGYFFEENNDAEEFKFDKDTVKEILKEYLAGYDHNDDNSAWFDKLKKVADNLSFASDMKAYKANPENYKGSISDIAEVVRIAVTGRANTPDLWTIIHIIGEDAMKAKIERLC, translated from the coding sequence ATGGATTACAATAAATTAGCAGAACTCTTATTCCCGGATGTGGTAAACGGTCCGGATTATTATGAAAAGAAATTCCCTGAAAGAGATCTTCCTAAGGGGGCAGAGGTTACAAGAATGGCACCAAGCCCTACAGGATTTATACATCTTGGTAACCTTTACAGTGCCCTTGCTGATGAAAGAATTGCCCACAGAAACGGCGGTGTATTTTACTTAAGAATAGAAGATACTGACGAGAAACGTAAAGTTGACGGAGCCGTTGAGACAATTATCAATGTATTAAGATATTTTGATATTGAGTTTGACGAGGGTGCAGGATTTACGGATGCCGATCCACAGAATGTATACGGACCTTATTTCCAGAGACAGAGAGTAGAGATTTATCATGCCTATGCAAAGGACCTTGTAAAGAGAGGACTTGCATATCCATGTTTTTGCACAGAAGAAGAACTTGAAGAAGTAAGAAAAGAACAGGAAGAAGATAAGGTAATGACCGGCTACTACGGTAAATATGCCGTATGCCGCAACCTTACACTTGAAGATATAGAAGCAAAACTTAAAGCGGGACTTACTTATGTATTAAGACTCCGCTCAGCAGGAAGTCCTGACAAGGAAATCGTGTTCCACGACAGAATAATGGGAGAAATTAAGCTTCCCGAAAATATCCATGATATTGTACTTCTTAAGAGGGACGGTGTTCCTACATACCATTTTGCCCACGCCATAGATGATCATCTTATGAGAACAACAATGGTAATAAGAGGCGGTGAATGGTTAGCTTCCGTACCTACACATTATGAACTTTTCCATGTTCTCGGATTCAAGATGCCTTCTTACGGACACACAGCCCATCTTATGAAATTTGATGAAGAGACAGGCGGAAAAAGAAAACTTTCAAAGAGAAAAGACCCTGAACTTTCCCTTGATTACTATCGCAAAGACGGTTATCATCCGATGGCGATGAAGGTATACCTTCTTACACTTCTTAACTCTAATTTTGAGGAGTGGTACGAGAAATTCCCTGATAAGGATATTAAAGAATTTCCGTTCAGCGTTGAGAAGATGAGCCAGTCAGGAGCACTTTTTGACAAGGACAAACTTCATAATATCTGTAAAAACGAACTTGCAAAACTTTCCGAAGAAGAAATGTATGATTTTCTTTATGACTGGGCAGCCGGAAATGAACCTGAAAAGGCGAAAGTATGGTTTGCCGATAGAGAAAAGATGCTTGCAATTTTAAGACTCTATATGGGTATCGGAATGAAGAGAAGAAGAAAAGACTTCATATACGCAAAGCAGATTTTTGAACTTATAGGATATTTCTTTGAAGAAAATAATGACGCAGAAGAATTTAAGTTTGACAAAGATACAGTTAAGGAAATCCTTAAAGAGTACCTTGCAGGCTATGATCATAATGATGATAATTCCGCATGGTTTGATAAATTAAAGAAAGTAGCGGACAATCTTTCTTTTGCATCTGATATGAAAGCATATAAGGCTAATCCTGAGAACTACAAAGGAAGTATTTCCGATATTGCGGAAGTTGTACGAATTGCGGTTACTGGCAGAGCCAATACCCCTGACTTATGGACAATCATCCATATAATCGGAGAAGATGCGATGAAAGCCAAAATTGAAAGATTATGCTGA
- a CDS encoding VanZ family protein has protein sequence MLKKILWWVPSLVMMAVIFRLSTDTGEESSSLSGIFTGFLGMSEFFIRKLAHVTEYFILTLTLFLGLRKGIGTGTKNTLIFMFVIAVIYACSDELHQTFVGGRSGRPLDVLIDSIGIVLAVIICGIAMKKTGKKESYGQ, from the coding sequence ATGCTGAAAAAAATTTTATGGTGGGTTCCTTCTCTTGTAATGATGGCAGTCATTTTCAGGCTGTCAACGGATACAGGAGAGGAATCTTCCTCTTTAAGCGGTATATTTACGGGATTTTTGGGAATGTCCGAATTTTTTATACGGAAACTGGCACACGTTACAGAATATTTTATACTTACGCTAACCTTATTTTTAGGTCTGCGTAAAGGTATTGGTACAGGTACAAAAAATACACTTATTTTTATGTTTGTAATAGCGGTAATATATGCATGCAGCGATGAATTACACCAGACTTTTGTAGGCGGGAGAAGTGGAAGGCCTTTGGATGTGCTTATTGACAGTATAGGAATTGTACTTGCTGTGATAATCTGCGGAATTGCTATGAAAAAAACAGGAAAGAAGGAATCTTATGGACAGTAA
- a CDS encoding GTP pyrophosphokinase has protein sequence MDSNKQYIELTGSNKQYLEVVENAFQNNELAKYGHLMMQYQCAMLEVKTKLDVLNTELSYQTSRNPFESIKCRIKSPKSIIDKLKRNNYPLTVDSIEANLNDVAGIRVICSFPDDIYKLVDCLLAQDDITLIEKKDYITNPKKSGYRSYHLIIEVPIFLTTEKKPMRVEVQFRTIAMDFWASLEHKLKYKKNIKNAENISEELYFCADLISQLDRRMQQIRERIEEDDKNAEFD, from the coding sequence ATGGACAGTAATAAACAATACATAGAGCTTACGGGCAGTAATAAACAGTATCTTGAAGTTGTGGAGAATGCGTTTCAGAATAATGAACTGGCAAAATACGGTCATCTTATGATGCAGTATCAGTGTGCCATGCTGGAGGTTAAGACAAAACTTGATGTACTTAATACCGAGCTGTCTTATCAGACAAGCCGAAATCCTTTTGAATCCATTAAATGCAGGATTAAGAGTCCGAAGAGCATTATCGACAAATTAAAGAGGAATAATTATCCTCTTACGGTTGACAGTATCGAAGCCAACCTTAATGATGTTGCAGGCATAAGGGTTATATGTTCATTTCCGGATGATATTTATAAACTGGTAGACTGTCTTCTTGCACAGGATGATATTACCCTGATTGAAAAGAAAGACTATATAACTAATCCTAAGAAGAGTGGGTACAGAAGCTATCATCTTATTATTGAAGTACCTATTTTTCTTACAACGGAGAAAAAACCCATGAGAGTTGAGGTTCAGTTCAGGACCATAGCAATGGATTTCTGGGCAAGCCTTGAACATAAGTTAAAATACAAAAAGAACATTAAGAATGCCGAAAACATATCGGAAGAATTGTATTTTTGTGCAGACTTAATCAGCCAGCTTGACAGAAGAATGCAGCAGATAAGGGAAAGAATAGAGGAAGATGACAAAAACGCAGAATTTGACTAA
- the glpK gene encoding glycerol kinase GlpK: protein MTKYIMALDQGTTSSRCIIFDKYGNIISVAQKEFNQIYPKPGYIEHDPMEIWSSELSVAMEAMVKAGLTYENISGIGITNQRETTIVWDKETGKPVYPAIVWQCRRTAPMIDIIRKDGMADKITDITGLIPDAYFSATKIKWILDNVRGAREAAKDGRLLFGTVDTWLIWNLTKGKVHATDYTNASRTMIFDIHKLEWSKELLEYFDIPSAMLPKVLPSSAVYGYTDSTVLGGKICISGVAGDQQAALFGQCCFEEGEAKNTYGTGCFLLMNTGGNAIKSEHGLITTIAASTDKVQYALEGSVFIAGAEIQWLRDSMRMLRNAAQSEEYARAVESTDGVYIVPAFTGLGAPYWNPYARGTVVGITRGCTKEHFIRAALEAIDYQVCDVITAMEEDSGIHLKSLKVDGGASANDFLMQFQSDILNTEVKRPRIIETTALGAAYLAGLATGYWKSGTEIRENWVLGKSFMPDMPKDRRKELLKGWKRAVRCAKVYAMEED from the coding sequence TTGACTAAGTATATAATGGCACTTGACCAAGGGACAACAAGCAGCAGATGCATTATTTTTGATAAATATGGGAATATCATATCCGTTGCCCAGAAAGAGTTTAACCAGATATATCCAAAGCCCGGCTATATAGAGCATGACCCAATGGAAATATGGTCCTCCGAGCTTAGTGTGGCAATGGAAGCCATGGTTAAAGCAGGTCTTACCTATGAAAATATATCAGGCATAGGAATAACCAACCAGCGTGAGACAACCATTGTGTGGGACAAGGAAACAGGCAAACCTGTATATCCGGCAATCGTATGGCAGTGCAGAAGAACGGCACCTATGATTGATATTATCAGAAAAGACGGAATGGCAGATAAAATAACGGACATAACAGGGCTTATTCCTGACGCATATTTTAGCGCCACCAAAATAAAATGGATACTTGATAATGTCCGTGGTGCAAGAGAAGCTGCAAAAGACGGCAGGTTACTTTTCGGCACAGTTGATACATGGCTTATATGGAATCTTACAAAGGGTAAGGTACACGCAACTGATTATACCAATGCGTCACGAACCATGATTTTTGATATTCACAAGCTTGAATGGAGTAAGGAGCTTTTGGAATATTTTGATATTCCGTCAGCCATGCTTCCAAAGGTTTTACCTTCCAGTGCCGTTTACGGATATACGGATTCTACGGTTTTAGGCGGAAAAATATGTATTTCCGGAGTTGCCGGTGACCAGCAGGCTGCCCTTTTCGGACAATGCTGTTTTGAAGAAGGCGAAGCAAAAAATACCTATGGTACAGGCTGTTTCCTGCTTATGAATACGGGCGGTAATGCGATTAAATCAGAACACGGACTTATTACAACCATTGCGGCATCAACGGATAAGGTGCAGTATGCCCTTGAAGGCAGTGTTTTTATAGCAGGAGCGGAGATACAGTGGCTTCGTGACAGTATGAGAATGTTAAGAAATGCCGCCCAGTCTGAGGAATACGCCAGAGCCGTTGAAAGCACTGACGGCGTATATATTGTTCCTGCTTTTACAGGACTGGGAGCTCCTTACTGGAATCCTTATGCGAGAGGTACGGTTGTGGGAATAACAAGAGGCTGCACAAAGGAGCATTTTATAAGAGCTGCCCTTGAAGCTATAGATTATCAGGTATGTGATGTAATAACCGCCATGGAGGAGGATTCGGGGATACATCTTAAATCTCTGAAAGTTGACGGTGGCGCAAGTGCCAATGATTTTCTTATGCAGTTCCAGTCAGATATACTTAATACAGAGGTTAAAAGACCCCGCATCATTGAGACAACGGCTCTCGGAGCTGCTTATCTTGCTGGACTTGCAACCGGTTACTGGAAATCCGGTACTGAAATCAGGGAGAACTGGGTGCTTGGCAAATCTTTTATGCCGGATATGCCGAAGGACAGACGTAAAGAGCTTTTGAAAGGCTGGAAAAGAGCCGTAAGATGTGCTAAAGTTTATGCAATGGAAGAGGATTAA
- a CDS encoding YkgJ family cysteine cluster protein, whose protein sequence is MNRYIDFDKETDGKRYSGKDMARLGCNDCNGCHKCCTGMGKSIVLDPYDIYMLKKCLKRNFDELINSVIELSVTDNLILPNLLLTGEDEHCTLLDDNGRCSIHESRPGFCRMFPLGRIYENGTFSYFLQTKECRNNRTKVKIDKWIGIKDFEKYEKFVNDWHYFLKDMDKIISKDESMKKNAVIVVLKIFYWELPVEKDFYEEFYARLDKINNIINGDDSI, encoded by the coding sequence ATGAACAGATATATTGATTTTGATAAAGAGACAGATGGAAAAAGATATTCCGGTAAGGATATGGCAAGACTTGGCTGCAATGACTGTAACGGCTGCCACAAATGCTGTACGGGCATGGGTAAATCCATTGTTCTTGACCCATATGACATTTATATGTTAAAAAAGTGCCTTAAAAGGAATTTTGATGAGCTTATTAATTCGGTTATTGAGCTTTCGGTTACGGATAATCTCATTCTTCCAAACCTCCTGCTTACGGGAGAGGATGAGCATTGCACACTTCTTGATGATAACGGAAGATGCAGCATACATGAGTCAAGACCAGGATTCTGCCGGATGTTTCCTCTTGGAAGAATATATGAAAACGGCACTTTCAGTTATTTTTTACAGACTAAAGAATGCCGGAATAACAGGACCAAAGTTAAAATTGACAAGTGGATTGGGATAAAAGATTTTGAAAAATACGAGAAATTTGTTAATGACTGGCACTATTTTCTTAAGGATATGGACAAAATAATAAGCAAAGATGAGTCCATGAAGAAAAATGCGGTGATAGTTGTATTAAAAATATTCTATTGGGAACTTCCTGTAGAAAAAGACTTTTACGAAGAGTTTTATGCAAGATTAGATAAAATTAATAACATAATTAACGGAGATGATTCTATTTGA
- the cls gene encoding cardiolipin synthase translates to MKRLFSPKKLRILFLALAVVVQAAVIVIPYVFLKHYIVHFNGVFRLVSVFVVLYILKSDINPVYKIPWIVLLLALPVFGGVLYIIYGRLHFSKKDIMTFVDINNKCKEALALRPSANDSLEKEAPLIYPQAKYLLDYALAPTYKNTETTYFPLGDDMFPVMLSELNKAEKFIFMEYFIIEDGLMLNSILDILKEKASRGVDVRFMYDSLGSIAKAPVDIVRDLRKAGIRCFEFNTFRSILDNRYNNRDHRKICVIDGNVGFTGGVNLADEYINVKTVYGHWKDTAIMIKGDAVWSLTNMFLTLWDGINKCDEDFRKYLPDIDVKTDNGYVIPYTDFPIDNETVGKSVYLNMINRANRYIYIMTPYLILDNTMATSLCDAAKSGIDVRLITPGIADKKLVNLLTKSYYDKLIEAGVKIYEYTPGFVHAKIFVSDDETAVVGTINLDYRSLAHHFENAIWMYKTDIVADIKKDFLDTQEKCERITLEKCMKKSFAKIIFLPILRLFSPML, encoded by the coding sequence TTGAAGAGACTGTTTTCACCTAAAAAATTAAGAATACTTTTTCTGGCACTTGCAGTAGTTGTCCAGGCGGCGGTTATTGTTATCCCTTATGTTTTTCTGAAACATTATATAGTGCATTTTAACGGCGTGTTCCGTCTGGTGTCGGTATTTGTGGTTCTTTATATCCTTAAATCGGACATAAACCCCGTATACAAAATCCCATGGATTGTGCTGCTTTTAGCACTGCCTGTATTTGGCGGCGTACTATATATCATATACGGACGTCTTCATTTCAGCAAAAAAGATATAATGACATTTGTGGATATTAATAATAAATGTAAAGAGGCATTGGCATTGCGCCCGTCCGCCAATGACAGCCTTGAAAAAGAAGCACCTTTAATATATCCTCAGGCAAAGTACCTTCTGGACTATGCCCTTGCACCCACATATAAAAATACTGAGACAACATATTTTCCGCTTGGCGATGATATGTTTCCTGTGATGCTTAGTGAGCTTAATAAGGCAGAAAAGTTCATTTTTATGGAATATTTTATAATAGAAGACGGACTTATGCTAAACAGTATTCTTGATATTCTTAAGGAGAAAGCGTCAAGAGGAGTGGATGTAAGATTTATGTATGACAGTCTCGGAAGCATTGCCAAAGCACCTGTGGATATTGTGAGAGATTTAAGAAAAGCCGGTATAAGATGTTTTGAATTTAATACTTTCAGAAGCATACTTGATAACAGATACAATAACAGGGACCACAGAAAAATATGTGTAATTGACGGCAATGTCGGTTTTACCGGAGGTGTCAATCTTGCTGATGAATATATCAATGTAAAAACTGTATACGGACATTGGAAAGATACCGCAATAATGATTAAAGGCGATGCGGTATGGAGCCTCACCAATATGTTCCTTACCCTCTGGGACGGCATTAATAAATGTGACGAAGACTTTAGAAAGTATCTGCCTGATATTGATGTGAAAACCGATAATGGATATGTCATTCCTTACACCGATTTCCCAATAGACAACGAAACAGTAGGGAAAAGCGTGTATCTTAATATGATTAACAGAGCCAACAGGTATATATATATCATGACACCATATCTTATTCTTGATAATACAATGGCAACTTCTTTATGTGATGCAGCCAAATCCGGAATAGATGTAAGGCTTATAACACCGGGAATTGCGGATAAGAAGCTGGTTAATCTTCTTACCAAGTCATACTATGACAAATTAATCGAAGCCGGGGTGAAAATATACGAATATACTCCGGGTTTTGTGCATGCGAAAATATTTGTATCCGATGACGAAACGGCGGTTGTGGGAACAATTAACCTTGACTACAGAAGTCTTGCACATCATTTTGAAAACGCAATATGGATGTATAAGACGGATATTGTAGCAGATATCAAAAAGGATTTTCTCGATACACAGGAAAAATGTGAGCGTATAACCCTCGAAAAATGTATGAAAAAGAGTTTTGCAAAAATAATTTTCCTGCCGATTTTAAGATTATTTTCACCAATGCTTTAA
- a CDS encoding FeoB-associated Cys-rich membrane protein, giving the protein MMKIISSVIVGIILLALVFLVIRSMVRDKKAGKGICGGDCSACKGCHCK; this is encoded by the coding sequence ATGATGAAAATAATAAGCTCAGTTATAGTAGGTATTATTCTTTTAGCATTAGTTTTTCTTGTAATCAGGAGTATGGTCAGGGATAAGAAGGCCGGTAAGGGTATCTGCGGCGGTGATTGCAGTGCATGTAAGGGCTGCCATTGTAAATAA
- the greA gene encoding transcription elongation factor GreA, which yields MFDELTENDIKKMQEEIEYRKVVLRKELLEHVKEARAHGDLSENFEYHAAKKEKNRNESRIRYLEKMIKTANVISDESADDEVGLNNKVELYFEDDDETETFKIVTTVRGNSLNGLISNESPIGKAVLSHKAGDRVFVEVSPGNGYYVVIKSIDKNTDDNDTLRSF from the coding sequence ATGTTTGACGAATTGACTGAAAATGATATTAAAAAGATGCAGGAAGAGATTGAATACAGAAAAGTTGTTTTAAGAAAAGAACTGCTTGAACATGTAAAAGAGGCGAGGGCACACGGCGATTTAAGCGAAAACTTTGAATATCATGCTGCTAAAAAAGAAAAAAACCGTAATGAAAGCAGAATAAGATATCTTGAAAAAATGATTAAGACGGCAAATGTCATAAGTGACGAATCCGCAGATGACGAAGTTGGACTTAATAATAAAGTAGAGCTCTATTTTGAGGATGATGACGAAACGGAGACCTTTAAGATTGTAACAACGGTAAGAGGAAATTCCCTTAACGGACTTATAAGTAATGAATCACCTATAGGAAAGGCTGTTCTTTCCCATAAAGCAGGTGACAGGGTGTTTGTGGAAGTTTCACCGGGTAATGGTTATTATGTGGTTATTAAGTCCATTGACAAAAACACTGACGATAACGACACCCTTAGGAGTTTCTGA